In Acidobacteriota bacterium, the genomic window ATTGGGCGCTGTTGATGACATAGCGATGCGAAAGACAAGCGCCTTTGGGCTGACCTGTGGTTCCCGATGTGTAAACCATGATGGCAATGGCTTCGGCGGAGGTTTGAGTTGCCGATTCAATGACGCGGTTTTTGCATTCCGCGCTTTGATTTCGCCCGATTGCCAGAAGTTTGTCAAAGCTCGTGATACCTTGCGAGTCGTCGGTTATTTCATCTGTAACCCAAATGATTTTTTTCAGGTTCGGAAGCAAACCGCGAATGCTTAATATTTTTTCCAGTCGGTCTTTGCTATCAACCACGACAAACTCGGCATCGGCATGATTGATGATGAATTCACACTGTTCTGCGGAACTGGTTGGGTAAAGTCCGACACTGATGCCGCCTGCGATAATCGTCCCGACATCCGCATATGCCCATTGCGGTCGGTTGCTCATGAAAACACCGACCGAGTTATTTTCGGTGAATCCAAGGGCTTTTAATCCGCAGGCGAAATCAACCGCATGAGTGAAAAATTCATTCCAGGTTATCGGTTGCCAGGTGTTTTGACGACGCTCGTAAAAAACGGCTTGATTACCGTACTTTTCAACCTGAGAGTTGATGAATTGATAAATATTAGAAAATTTCATATCTGTCGGTCGGTAATAAAATTTCAGGCGATTAATAACGGAAAACCGAGCAAGCCATATTTAATCCGCCGCCCGATGCGCACATCAAAAAAATATCGCCACGTTTTAATTTGCCGTTGCGGATGGCATCATCCAGAACCATCGGCATACAGGCGGAACCGGTGTATCCCCACTTTTGCATAATCGTGTGGGTTCGCGAGAAAGGAACATTTAATTGTTCCAGCACGATTTTTATCGTACTCAGGTTGACCTGAGTGAATAAAAACAAGTTCACATCATCAAGCGTAAGCGTAGCTTTTTCGAGGGTCTCTTTGATAATTTTTTGCCAGCCATTGATATTGACTTCCGGCGGATACTTTTGCAGAAAACGCAGTTTATTAAATTTTCCCTGAGCTAAAACCGTATCGTTTATTGGTTGTCGGGTTCCGCCTGCATAAATGCCCATGAATTCAGCGAAACTACCATCCGCAACCAGTTTCGAGGTGACATAGCCGGTACTTTCTTCGGTGGCTTGTAACACAATCGCCCCTGCGCCATCGGCAAACAGCGTACAGGTCTTTTTATCCGTCCAGTCAAGATATTTGGTCATGGCATAGACGCCAATGACCAGCACATTTTCATAAGCCCGGTCGGCAATCAGATATTTCGTCGCCACATCAAGCGCCGTGACGAACCCTGCACAAGCGGCGTTCAAATCAAACGTACCGGCATGGGTTGCGCCAAGGCGATGTTGGACGACCACAGAGGTCGCCGGTGAAATATATTCCGGCGTATCGGTTGCGAGAATGATTAAATCAATCTCTGAGGCATCGAGTTGGGCATCCTTCAATGCCTTGAAAGCGGCTGCTGTAGCCAAATCTGCGGCGCTCTCGGTGTCTGAACAGACATGACGCTTTTCGATACCGACAACTTTTGAAACAAACTCGTTGATGTCTTCACCAAGAATTTCGCTCAACTCCTGATTGGTTAAAATTTTTTCCGGTACATATGCTGAGGTACTGATAAGTTTTACATTTCGTGACATGATCTGCCTGACTTGATAATGCAGGGATGTGCGCAATATCAGGTTTTTGATAATTAGAAATCAGATGCTACCGTTCAACAAATATTCGACAAGCAGCAAAATTATTTTAAAAAGCTGGTGATAGCCATTGCCATCTTTTGTGCGCCCTCGCCAAACAGCATGGTCATGTGATTGCCGGGAATTTCCGCATATTGGCAATCGCGGAGATTGGTCGCGGTTTCTTCGGCGTCCGCGACCGTCACAATCGGCGGGGTATCATTTAACCCAAATCCTGTGATGCCTCGCAATAAAAGCGTCGGATGTGCGATTTTCGATAAATGAGCAAACCAGTTTTCTGCATGGGCTTTGTGTAAGGCTTCCAAAATATTTTCAGGACGCGACCGGGCATTGACCGAGCCATCCGGGTGGGTTTCAATATCAGCGCGAAAATAACTTTCGATGGTCGTGTCCCACCAGCCTTCATAAAAGGGCGCTTTTTTTATTATCGCAAGGTATTCATCCCATGAAGTGTATCTTTGCCCAAGACGTGCAAGCGACGGTTGAATCAATTCAATGACTTTGGCATTCACCAGCCTTGCAGCAGAATCCATGATGACGAGTTTTTCAAATCGTTCAGGATAGTGCGCCGCAAGGTACATGGTCAGCAATCCACCAAACGAATGCCCGCCGATATGAACCCTTTCAAGGTTGAGCGCATCAAGCAACTGAATGATGTCCTGCGCATGGTCAGCCATTGAATAGCCGCTCGCAGGTTTTTCCGATAACCCGCGACCGCGTAAATCAAGCGCCAGAATATGCAGATGCTCATTCAACCCGGCTTGCAATAATCCGTCGAAACAATGGGCGTTTGCCGTAAGACCCGGAAACAATAAAAGTTTTTTTCCCTGGTTCGGGTATTCAACATAGTGCAATTCGATTCCGTTTACATCGGCAAATTGATCAATCATTTTATGACCTCAAAAAGGTGAATGAACCGTGACAATTAAATCATGCTCATTCACCTTTTGTTTAATGATTAATAGTTAAACTTGAACACCAGTTGAATGATTCGCGGGTTGTTACTGGTTGAAATAATCCGACCGAATGAACCCGGATTAATGATATTGCCATTCGCGTCCAGGCTGCCACCCGATGCCACGACTGCATTGAGGTCGCTTATCGGGTTAGCAAAATTCACCTGATTGAACAGATTAAAGAATTCTGCGCGGAGTTCGATGTTTTTGGATTCGGTGACGCGGATTTTTTTAATGATTGAAAAATCCACATTGTTTTGACTGAACCCGCGTAAAGCGTTTCGCCCGACATTTCCAAAATCCGTGCCAACGGCTCCGGCGACGGCTGCTCCACCGGAACTGGGAATCACTTGACCGGCTTGAACCACCGGGCGCGCGAAAGCAAACGGATTGAAATAGTAACCCGCAGGAGCGGAAAAAAGCGCGCTCTTATGGTCGCCGATGTTCGCCCAGTTCGGTCTGGCAAGTGCCGCGCTGCCTCCTGCAATTCCGTAGAAAGAACCGGCTCCGGTATCGGTGATGTCAATCGGTAAACCCGACATTGAAGTGACGATGCCTGCGACTTGCCAGCCACCCAGAAGCATTCGTCCGGCAGCACTGTTTTCAGCAAATCCCGGAATCGGCAAATCATAAATAAAACTCACCACCAGGCGGTGTGTGCGGTCAAAATCCGAGACGCCGCGATTGGCGCGGTTGTTGCGCTGGTTTCCCAGTATCGGGCTGGTTTCGCCTACTGCGCCGGGGTTTACTACCCCACCGACCCCTGAACCGCCACCTTGCCCGGAGGCATTATCAATTGATTTGGCATAGGTGTAAGCCGCCAGGAATTGCAATCCATTTGAAAACCGCTTGGTCAGGCTGGACTGTAACGCATGGTAATTCGATTGCGCGGTTGATTGATTCTGAAAAAAGCCATTGATAGAGGTTCCTTGAAACGGCGCTCGTAAAGCAGCATTTGCCGGCGTGTTGGTGGTGATGACTGCGCCCGTGACTGCATTGGTGATGGGGTTTTGCACGGATGCCAGCGATGCTTGATTGATGGCAATTTGCCGGAACAGATTACTGCCGCGCGTTCCAACATAAGCGACTTCCAGCAGCAAATTTTTCACGACCTCGTATTGAGTGTTGAAATTGAATTGTTGCAGGTAAGGAGTGCGAATACCCCGGTCAAACAGCGTCCCTGAAAGTGCCACACCGGGAACCAGAGTCGGAAATTGATTCTGAGTTGGCGCGGCAAAGAATGGGTCAGCAACCGGCGCTCCGATTCTTGCCCCGAAGACATAAGTTGGTGGCGCAATCACATTCAGGGTGATGTATTGAAATGAGGTACGCGAATAAAACACACCGTATCCACCGCGTAAAATCAGGCGGTTTGAATCGAGCGGCGAATAGGCAAAGCCGATGCGCGGCGCGAAGTTATTCGGGTCGATGCTATGAAGCACCCGCTTATCTACATTGGGAATATCGGCAACATCATATTGACTGATGACATTTCCGGCTTGCACAAAGCCGCCAATCGGCGGACCAAGCGGCACCCCGCCAATTGCCAGCGGACGCGGTTGATAGAGCGTCGGGTCAAAGGTGGCAATGCGTCCGCGTGTATCATAAGGCGGTAAGTCGAGTTCATAGCGCGCGCCGAGATTCAGCGTTAGATTCGGTGATAATTTCCAATCATCCTGAACGAAGAAATTGTAATCGGTTGAACGCAGGCTGCGGTTTCCGACACCGCTGCCAAAAATTGTGACGAAAGTATTGCCGGTCAGGAAATTGTTGAAATTGAGAAAATCAATTTGTCCGCGAGTGAAGAAATTGAGCACATAATTGTTTTCGTTGTAGCGAATTTCCGCGCCGGTGCGGAGGTTATGTTTGCCGCGAATCAGGGTAAGGGTATCGGCAAAGGTTGTCGAAGGCGCAGTGGCTTTGACATCGATGGTCGGCGAAGTTCCGATGACTACACCGCCGGCAGCCGGAGCGATACGAATCAACGGTAAACCCGGAAAGGCATCTGCGTTAGCCCTGCGAATCCCGACATCCGAATCATTCACAGGCTCTTCGGGAAAGGCATCGACGCGGATGAAGTTGTATCCGAATCGCGCTTCATTGATGAATGTGGGGCTGAAGGCATGAACATCTTGCACGACAATCAACCGGTTATTATTTTTTTGCAGATTGCCAAACCCTGGGACATTTGGTCCACCGCCTAAAAAGCTCGGTAAGACGAGCGTCTGCGGCGCATTTGAGAAGAAAAATTTGATCGCCAGTGAATTCTTTTCACTCAACCGATGATCAAGATTGGCATTGAATTGATTTTCATCGAATTCGGAAGGCGTCGAACCCGAATAACGACCATTGGCTTGCGGTGTGGGAATAAGATATTGCCCGCTCCCTAGTTTTACATTGAGCAAGGCGAGCGCCGTCGGATTGATTGATGTGGCAAGTTGACCGGTCGGCAATGTCGGTTTGAAGGTATTTAACAAGGTGCGTTCCGACCGGTCATCTGTGAGCCCCGGCGCGACGAGAATGTTGGAGGATAGACTGTTGATGATGGACGCGCCGTTTTTTTCGCGGGTCCCTTGGTAAGATGCGAAGAAGAAAGTTTTATCCTTAACGATTTTTCCACCAAGCGTTCCACCGAAGACGTTACGGCTGAGTTCGGGGCGGTCAACCCCGGCGGCTTGTAAAAACGGATTATTGGCATTTAACGCCTGGTTGCGGAAATACTCATACACGGTTCCGTGAAAATCATTCGACCCGCTTTTCGTGACCGCCTGAATATTGCCGCCGCCCGAACGACCGAAGGTTGCGTCATAAAGCGAGGTTTGCACTTTGAATTCCTGAATGGTTTCGGGTGCGGGTACAGCCAGTGACGGCGCAGAGTTGGTTCCCATCGAATTGGCATCAACGCCATTGATTTGAAAATTATTATTGGTGACGCGCGCGCCATTAACGGAAATATTCTGCGAATTGCGCCCGACCGAGGTGTTATCCGGCAAGTAGGTGGCGGCACCCGGTGAGAGTCCGAGAATCTGTGTGAAATTGCGCGTGGCGAGCGGCAATTCCGAAACCGTGCGCGAATCGATGACCCGACCGAGTTGCGCGCCTTCCTGCTGCACGAGCGGCGCTGCGGCGTTTATGTTGACGGTTTCTTCGGAAATCGCGCCGACTTGTAAAACCGCATTCAGCGAAGTGGTTTCGGTAATCACCACTTTGATGTTATCGAAAATTGATTTTTTAAAACCGTTTGCCTGAAAGGTGACGCGATATTCACCGGGAGGCAAGAGCGGCAGGGAATAGGTTCCGGCATCGTCGGTGGTGATTTTTCGTTCAATGCCGGTCGCTTGATTGGTGACCATAATCTCTGCGCCGGATAGGACGGCACCGGTCTGGTCTTTTACGGTTCCGGCAATGCGCCCGGTGGTCGGGGTTTGTGCCAGCGAAACGGTTGGTAAAATGGTTAAACAAAGCATCAAAAAAGCCGCCAGGTGTCTAATCGGTTTCATAGAGTCCTCTCCTTGGGGAATGGTTTGGTTTTTATAAAAACGGACGTCCGTCTTTTATGCAAATAATAAAAACGAACGTTCGTTCAAATTGATTTTATGCGAATATCAAACGTCGGCTTATGGGTTTCGCTTAGTTTGACAGTTTAGAGAGCTTGCGCGCGGGTCTGGGTTTCGCACGCGCCGGTTTTGCGCGCAAACGTGAAATGCCATCGGGTTCGAGCATCCCGCGTGAAAAGATTTCCGTCAGTGTGGAAATCACTTTTTCATCGCTCATCCCGAAATGGCGATTGCCACCGAATAGTTTTTCAACCAGAAAATAGTTGAAAAATTGCATATAGATTGCCGTAAATCCCACCGCCGGGTCGATGCCTTTGTGTAAGGCGCGATGCTTTTTGAGCGCAGAGAAGTGGCGATTGAATTGTCGTTGCAGGTTTTTTGCCAACCCATCGAACATTTTTCTGAAATGTTGATTTTGAAATTCCAGCACATCTATATACATCAACAACCAGAAATCATGATGAACATCAACCACGCTTTTTATCCGTTTACCAAATAACAGGAGATTTTCCGGTAACAATGGCTCTTCGATTTCCTGAAAAATATTTTTCAACCGCTCATCAATCAGCACCAGGTACTTCGCGATGATGGATTCGAGAATCGATTCCTTGGTCTTGAAATAATTATAAAGGTTTCCAAGAGAAACCCCGGCTTTAGCAGCGATGTCACGCATGGATGTCGCATGAAAACCCTGTTTGATGAACAGGTCTTTGGCGGCATCCTCGATTCGCTGCTTTTTTTCTTCAATAACTTCAGCGCCAAGTTTTGGCATGAAGAGAGCTCCTAAGAAAAACGAACGTCCGTACTTTATTTTGGATTGGTTTTTATGTCAAGCAGGAATTGAAGCGGTTTGACGGCGAATCAACCGGCGTGCTAGGGTGCTTTTTCAAATTGGTTGTTTGAGTCAATGGTTTTTCAGGTGCCTGGTTCGTTGAGAACCGGGAGAATAGGGAAGTCGGGTGCAAATCCCGCGCGGTCGCGCCACTGTAATACCGGAAAAATTCTAACCCATTGCCACTGAGCAGATCTCGGGAAGGCGGTTGGAATGGGTCGTTCAGTAATGAACTGCCCCAAGGTTAAGTCAGGAGACCTGCCTGAATGCTTACCTTTTCGCTCTTCGCACGAGAGAGCAGGGCACACCGGCAAGTTTACTGATTTCAGGCTCCTGCCAGACCTTCTTTCGCGAAGCGTTGGCAGGAGCCTTTTGTTTGCAATACAAGATATTCAATTTAATAGCCGGTCAAACTAAACTTCGGGTTTTTGCAATCTTCATGGCAA contains:
- a CDS encoding ketoacyl-ACP synthase III, encoding MSRNVKLISTSAYVPEKILTNQELSEILGEDINEFVSKVVGIEKRHVCSDTESAADLATAAAFKALKDAQLDASEIDLIILATDTPEYISPATSVVVQHRLGATHAGTFDLNAACAGFVTALDVATKYLIADRAYENVLVIGVYAMTKYLDWTDKKTCTLFADGAGAIVLQATEESTGYVTSKLVADGSFAEFMGIYAGGTRQPINDTVLAQGKFNKLRFLQKYPPEVNINGWQKIIKETLEKATLTLDDVNLFLFTQVNLSTIKIVLEQLNVPFSRTHTIMQKWGYTGSACMPMVLDDAIRNGKLKRGDIFLMCASGGGLNMACSVFRY
- a CDS encoding alpha/beta hydrolase — its product is MIDQFADVNGIELHYVEYPNQGKKLLLFPGLTANAHCFDGLLQAGLNEHLHILALDLRGRGLSEKPASGYSMADHAQDIIQLLDALNLERVHIGGHSFGGLLTMYLAAHYPERFEKLVIMDSAARLVNAKVIELIQPSLARLGQRYTSWDEYLAIIKKAPFYEGWWDTTIESYFRADIETHPDGSVNARSRPENILEALHKAHAENWFAHLSKIAHPTLLLRGITGFGLNDTPPIVTVADAEETATNLRDCQYAEIPGNHMTMLFGEGAQKMAMAITSFLK
- a CDS encoding TonB-dependent receptor: MKPIRHLAAFLMLCLTILPTVSLAQTPTTGRIAGTVKDQTGAVLSGAEIMVTNQATGIERKITTDDAGTYSLPLLPPGEYRVTFQANGFKKSIFDNIKVVITETTSLNAVLQVGAISEETVNINAAAPLVQQEGAQLGRVIDSRTVSELPLATRNFTQILGLSPGAATYLPDNTSVGRNSQNISVNGARVTNNNFQINGVDANSMGTNSAPSLAVPAPETIQEFKVQTSLYDATFGRSGGGNIQAVTKSGSNDFHGTVYEYFRNQALNANNPFLQAAGVDRPELSRNVFGGTLGGKIVKDKTFFFASYQGTREKNGASIINSLSSNILVAPGLTDDRSERTLLNTFKPTLPTGQLATSINPTALALLNVKLGSGQYLIPTPQANGRYSGSTPSEFDENQFNANLDHRLSEKNSLAIKFFFSNAPQTLVLPSFLGGGPNVPGFGNLQKNNNRLIVVQDVHAFSPTFINEARFGYNFIRVDAFPEEPVNDSDVGIRRANADAFPGLPLIRIAPAAGGVVIGTSPTIDVKATAPSTTFADTLTLIRGKHNLRTGAEIRYNENNYVLNFFTRGQIDFLNFNNFLTGNTFVTIFGSGVGNRSLRSTDYNFFVQDDWKLSPNLTLNLGARYELDLPPYDTRGRIATFDPTLYQPRPLAIGGVPLGPPIGGFVQAGNVISQYDVADIPNVDKRVLHSIDPNNFAPRIGFAYSPLDSNRLILRGGYGVFYSRTSFQYITLNVIAPPTYVFGARIGAPVADPFFAAPTQNQFPTLVPGVALSGTLFDRGIRTPYLQQFNFNTQYEVVKNLLLEVAYVGTRGSNLFRQIAINQASLASVQNPITNAVTGAVITTNTPANAALRAPFQGTSINGFFQNQSTAQSNYHALQSSLTKRFSNGLQFLAAYTYAKSIDNASGQGGGSGVGGVVNPGAVGETSPILGNQRNNRANRGVSDFDRTHRLVVSFIYDLPIPGFAENSAAGRMLLGGWQVAGIVTSMSGLPIDITDTGAGSFYGIAGGSAALARPNWANIGDHKSALFSAPAGYYFNPFAFARPVVQAGQVIPSSGGAAVAGAVGTDFGNVGRNALRGFSQNNVDFSIIKKIRVTESKNIELRAEFFNLFNQVNFANPISDLNAVVASGGSLDANGNIINPGSFGRIISTSNNPRIIQLVFKFNY
- a CDS encoding TetR/AcrR family transcriptional regulator; the encoded protein is MPKLGAEVIEEKKQRIEDAAKDLFIKQGFHATSMRDIAAKAGVSLGNLYNYFKTKESILESIIAKYLVLIDERLKNIFQEIEEPLLPENLLLFGKRIKSVVDVHHDFWLLMYIDVLEFQNQHFRKMFDGLAKNLQRQFNRHFSALKKHRALHKGIDPAVGFTAIYMQFFNYFLVEKLFGGNRHFGMSDEKVISTLTEIFSRGMLEPDGISRLRAKPARAKPRPARKLSKLSN